From a single Haladaptatus sp. R4 genomic region:
- a CDS encoding GNAT family N-acetyltransferase: protein MTGAAGLVASNYDYQTYDDDAEATVSFRQAEMERDLGRLHRWLNEPHVLPYWQWNDPLPEFRRKLADKLADDHQTLYVGHLDHVPMSYWESYWAADDDLAAHYDARPADQGIHLLIGVPEFLGHGYAKPLLRAMTAFQFRHDETDRVVTEPDVRNDKVISVFEACGFEPRRELSLEEKDGLLMVCERDRFESEVLGR from the coding sequence ATGACCGGGGCCGCCGGGCTCGTAGCGTCGAACTACGACTACCAGACGTACGACGACGACGCGGAAGCGACCGTTTCGTTCCGACAGGCCGAGATGGAGCGCGACCTGGGTCGACTCCACCGCTGGCTGAACGAACCGCACGTCCTGCCGTACTGGCAGTGGAACGACCCGCTTCCCGAATTCCGCCGGAAACTGGCCGACAAGTTGGCCGACGACCACCAGACACTCTACGTCGGCCACCTCGACCACGTGCCGATGAGCTACTGGGAATCGTACTGGGCCGCGGACGACGACCTCGCCGCACACTACGACGCCCGTCCCGCCGACCAAGGCATCCATCTGCTCATCGGCGTGCCGGAGTTCCTGGGCCACGGCTACGCGAAGCCCCTCCTTCGGGCGATGACGGCGTTCCAGTTCCGCCACGACGAGACCGACCGGGTCGTGACGGAACCGGACGTTCGCAACGACAAGGTCATCAGCGTCTTCGAGGCGTGCGGGTTCGAACCCCGGCGCGAGTTGTCCTTGGAGGAGAAGGATGGCCTGCTCATGGTCTGTGAGCGCGACCGGTTCGAGTCGGAGGTATTGGGTCGATGA
- a CDS encoding ABC transporter permease, translating to MLGHPTLYIGVALVSAALLGWRANRGWFGVAAATFGVVLLLALGMPFAMFFVNQEPDLLVETATSSEVHTMLYLTIYGPLLATVGALVFGVPLASLLARGFTGQAIVESLVDLPLVVPHSVAGILILFGFGKHGLFPGMSVLTTMTGMVLALTFVSAPYAVNTTREAFESIDSGLEYAARSHGATPFETFRRIQVPLASRGIVTGGVLAWARGVSEFGAIAIVAYSVNFFYPFTGKETVSQHAPVYILDTYRSAGLQHASAVAFILLVMSAGIFLVVRLLTGTKSGGFL from the coding sequence GTGCTCGGCCATCCGACGCTCTACATCGGCGTCGCGCTCGTGAGCGCCGCGCTGTTGGGGTGGCGGGCGAACCGTGGCTGGTTCGGCGTGGCCGCCGCGACGTTCGGCGTCGTCCTCCTGCTCGCGCTCGGCATGCCGTTCGCCATGTTTTTCGTCAATCAAGAACCGGACCTCCTCGTCGAGACGGCCACGTCGTCGGAAGTTCACACGATGTTGTACCTCACTATCTACGGCCCGCTCCTCGCCACGGTTGGGGCACTCGTCTTCGGCGTCCCGCTCGCCTCCCTCCTCGCCCGCGGCTTCACGGGACAGGCGATAGTGGAGAGTCTGGTCGATCTGCCGCTCGTCGTTCCCCACTCGGTCGCCGGAATCCTCATCCTGTTCGGCTTCGGAAAACACGGGCTGTTTCCGGGGATGTCGGTGTTGACCACGATGACCGGAATGGTACTGGCGCTGACGTTCGTGAGCGCACCCTACGCGGTCAACACCACCCGTGAGGCGTTCGAATCCATCGATTCGGGACTCGAATACGCCGCGCGAAGCCACGGCGCGACGCCGTTCGAGACGTTCCGCCGGATTCAGGTGCCGCTCGCGTCTCGCGGCATCGTCACGGGCGGCGTCCTCGCGTGGGCGCGCGGCGTCTCGGAGTTCGGCGCGATTGCCATCGTCGCCTACAGCGTGAACTTCTTTTACCCGTTCACCGGAAAGGAGACCGTCTCACAGCACGCGCCGGTGTACATCCTCGACACGTATCGATCCGCGGGATTGCAACACGCGAGCGCCGTCGCGTTCATCTTGCTGGTGATGAGCGCGGGCATCTTCCTCGTCGTTCGCCTGCTCACGGGAACGAAATCGGGAGGATTCCTGTGA
- a CDS encoding lysine N(6)-hydroxylase/L-ornithine N(5)-oxygenase family protein, translating to MTDSYDVVGVALGPFNLGLAALLDDTDCDALFLEQKPEFEWHGGMLIEDATLEVPFLADLVTLADPTSEYSYLNYLRETDRLYEFYFYETFQVPRREYDDYCKWVADALESTAFSRRVTDVRYDDADEVFHVTARDPKSGETVECEADDVVVGVGSVPHVPEELQGHPESDVFHTASYLDRRERCLDAEAITVVGSGQSAAEVFLDLLKRQPEAGYRLDWFTRSDGFFPMEYSKLGLQHFTPEYTEYFYDLPQERKDSILPEQDLLYKGIDPETSEEIYDLLYERSIGDSDPDVGMLAMTEVENIEEAGDGYLLTCEQRQTGERFAHGSDVVVLGTGYHRPQSPFLAGIEDRIARDAKGRLRVAENYEIEFDGAGRLFVQNPGLHSHGVGSPDLGLCCQRNAVIIESLLGEERYPTDEDTVFQDFSVERFCEKSPDSERLRDGKELGDDERSNDGDRSADERASDERTATTRED from the coding sequence ATGACCGATTCCTACGACGTGGTCGGCGTCGCCCTCGGCCCGTTCAACCTCGGGTTGGCGGCGCTGTTGGACGACACCGACTGCGACGCGCTGTTCCTCGAACAGAAGCCCGAGTTCGAGTGGCACGGCGGCATGCTCATCGAGGACGCGACCCTCGAAGTGCCGTTCCTCGCCGACCTCGTGACGCTCGCCGACCCGACCAGCGAGTACAGCTACCTGAACTACCTCCGGGAGACGGACCGTCTCTACGAGTTCTACTTCTACGAGACGTTTCAGGTTCCGCGGCGGGAGTACGACGACTACTGCAAGTGGGTCGCCGACGCGCTCGAAAGCACGGCGTTCAGCCGCCGCGTGACGGACGTTCGCTACGACGATGCCGACGAGGTGTTCCACGTCACCGCACGCGACCCGAAAAGCGGCGAGACGGTCGAATGCGAGGCCGACGACGTCGTGGTCGGCGTCGGCAGCGTCCCGCACGTTCCGGAGGAATTACAGGGACATCCGGAGTCGGACGTGTTCCACACCGCGAGTTATCTGGACCGGCGGGAGCGTTGTCTCGACGCCGAAGCCATCACCGTCGTCGGGTCGGGCCAGAGCGCCGCCGAGGTGTTCCTCGACCTGCTGAAACGCCAACCGGAGGCGGGCTACCGGCTCGATTGGTTCACGCGTTCGGACGGCTTCTTCCCGATGGAGTACTCGAAGCTCGGGCTTCAACACTTCACGCCCGAGTACACCGAGTACTTCTACGACCTCCCACAGGAGCGAAAGGACTCGATCCTGCCCGAACAGGACCTGCTGTACAAGGGAATCGACCCCGAGACGAGCGAGGAAATCTACGACCTGCTGTACGAGCGCTCCATCGGCGATTCGGACCCGGACGTGGGCATGCTCGCGATGACCGAGGTGGAAAATATCGAGGAGGCTGGCGACGGCTACCTCCTGACCTGCGAGCAGCGACAGACGGGCGAACGGTTCGCTCACGGGAGCGACGTGGTCGTCCTCGGAACCGGCTATCATCGCCCGCAATCTCCCTTCCTCGCCGGAATCGAGGACCGCATCGCCCGCGACGCGAAGGGTCGCCTTCGCGTCGCCGAGAACTACGAGATAGAGTTCGACGGTGCCGGACGGCTGTTCGTTCAGAACCCCGGACTCCACAGCCACGGCGTCGGCTCACCCGACCTCGGACTGTGCTGTCAGCGAAACGCCGTCATCATCGAATCCCTCCTCGGCGAGGAACGGTATCCGACCGACGAGGACACCGTCTTTCAGGACTTCTCCGTCGAGCGATTTTGTGAAAAATCGCCCGACAGCGAACGATTGCGCGACGGTAAGGAATTGGGCGACGATGAGCGGTCGAACGACGGCGACCGCTCGGCCGACGAACGAGCCTCTGACGAGCGGACGGCGACCACACGGGAGGACTGA
- a CDS encoding archaellin/type IV pilin N-terminal domain-containing protein: MKDILQKRLDDRGQVGIGTLIVFIAMVLVAAIAAGVLINTAGFLQSKSQQTGQDSSAQVSNRVDIVSVYGNVSDNSHVDLVNFTVMRGSGSDDINLSQATIEWIGPDNATTLVGNNSSMVGNKVVIAPSSNEFAISPIKDTDESRPVLNSQDDRLRLTVPADLLSDDGNGLSEGQTAHVKITTQYGATTVYQVSIPQSLSQKKAVTV, encoded by the coding sequence ATGAAAGACATACTTCAAAAGCGACTCGACGACCGCGGTCAGGTCGGCATCGGGACGCTCATCGTGTTCATCGCGATGGTACTGGTCGCCGCGATTGCGGCGGGCGTGCTCATCAACACGGCGGGTTTCCTCCAATCGAAGTCTCAGCAGACAGGACAGGACAGCAGCGCACAGGTCTCCAATCGCGTCGATATTGTCAGCGTGTACGGTAACGTCTCCGACAACAGTCACGTCGACCTCGTCAATTTCACCGTCATGCGCGGGTCGGGTTCGGACGACATCAACCTCTCCCAGGCGACGATAGAGTGGATCGGCCCGGACAACGCGACGACGCTCGTCGGGAACAACTCCTCGATGGTCGGCAACAAAGTCGTCATCGCTCCGTCGAGCAACGAGTTCGCTATCAGTCCGATCAAGGACACCGATGAGTCGCGTCCCGTGCTCAACAGCCAGGACGACCGACTTCGACTGACGGTCCCCGCCGACCTACTCAGCGACGACGGCAACGGACTCTCGGAAGGGCAGACCGCACACGTGAAGATTACCACCCAGTACGGTGCGACCACGGTCTATCAGGTCTCCATCCCGCAGTCGCTCTCGCAGAAGAAAGCGGTCACAGTCTAA
- a CDS encoding IucA/IucC family siderophore biosynthesis protein encodes MQRTPIHDVDGTNGVENERFEDADEANGIEYEQLEDALSPEIWETVGRRLLAKMLAEFSYEELIAPRKTEDGYLHLGLSDGIEYRFEADERLFDWSSVHPDSIERREYGDWEPATDPIEFLLDARKTIGVSDMTAGHLVREYRNTMLADAHIEGKTRDGERDLTALDYAELEGEMTGHPWITYNKGRLGFGYEDYLDYAPERKQPVTLSWLAVSRSRATFSAVTDLDHESLVRDELGERYGEFRSKLESKGLDPDDYYFLPVHEWQWEDSIVQLFADEIASNAIVPLGDGPDEYLPQQSIRTFVNIDELERHHVKLPLKILNTLVYRGLPGERTEVAPIVTEYVKEIYEDDEYLREECDLILPGEIAGLNYDHPDFSRLDGSAYQYDELLGCVWRESIYTFLDDDERAITLSALMQVEDGTPYLESLVETSDLSMEEWLDELFSTVLPPLLHYLYRYGTVFSPHGQNTMLVLKEGRPHRLAVKDFVDDVNVSDQPLPELQSLPEDLSDVLRTEPPEGLCQFIFSGLFVCVFRYVADALETHSDYSEEQFWLGVRDAIEAYQAQFPELQERFELFDLFQPEFTKLCLNRNRLLDYGYEDADGRPHASEHGTVPNPLHEVADE; translated from the coding sequence ATGCAACGGACACCAATTCACGACGTGGACGGGACGAACGGAGTCGAAAACGAACGATTCGAGGACGCGGACGAGGCGAACGGAATCGAGTACGAACAACTTGAGGACGCGCTCTCCCCCGAAATTTGGGAGACCGTGGGCCGCCGACTGCTGGCGAAGATGCTGGCCGAGTTCAGTTACGAGGAGCTCATCGCCCCCCGGAAAACCGAGGACGGGTATCTCCATCTCGGGTTATCGGACGGCATCGAATATCGGTTCGAGGCCGACGAACGGCTGTTCGACTGGTCGAGCGTCCATCCCGATTCCATCGAGCGCCGGGAATACGGCGACTGGGAACCGGCGACGGATCCGATCGAGTTCCTGCTCGACGCACGGAAGACCATCGGCGTCTCGGACATGACCGCCGGGCACCTGGTTCGGGAGTACCGCAACACGATGCTCGCCGACGCCCACATCGAGGGGAAAACCCGGGACGGTGAGCGGGACCTCACCGCACTCGACTACGCGGAACTCGAAGGGGAGATGACGGGGCATCCGTGGATAACCTACAACAAAGGGCGACTCGGCTTCGGCTACGAGGACTACCTCGACTACGCGCCGGAGCGGAAACAGCCCGTGACGCTCTCGTGGCTGGCGGTATCCCGCTCGCGGGCCACCTTCAGCGCCGTGACCGACCTCGACCACGAGTCGCTGGTTCGGGACGAACTCGGCGAGCGCTACGGAGAATTCCGCTCGAAACTGGAGTCCAAGGGGCTCGACCCGGACGACTACTACTTCCTGCCGGTTCACGAGTGGCAGTGGGAGGACAGCATCGTCCAACTGTTCGCGGACGAAATCGCGTCGAACGCCATCGTCCCGTTGGGTGACGGGCCGGACGAGTACCTGCCCCAGCAGTCGATTCGGACGTTCGTGAACATCGACGAACTGGAGCGCCATCACGTCAAACTGCCGCTCAAAATCCTCAACACGCTCGTCTACCGCGGACTGCCGGGCGAACGGACCGAGGTCGCGCCGATAGTGACGGAGTACGTCAAGGAAATCTACGAGGACGACGAGTACCTCCGCGAGGAGTGTGATCTGATCCTCCCCGGCGAGATCGCGGGGCTGAACTACGACCATCCCGACTTCTCGCGGCTCGATGGCTCCGCTTACCAGTACGACGAACTGCTCGGTTGCGTGTGGCGCGAGAGCATCTACACCTTCCTCGACGACGACGAACGGGCCATCACGCTGTCGGCGCTGATGCAGGTCGAGGACGGAACGCCGTACCTCGAATCGCTCGTCGAGACGTCCGACCTGTCGATGGAGGAGTGGCTGGACGAACTGTTCTCGACGGTGTTGCCGCCGCTGCTTCACTACCTCTATCGGTACGGAACGGTGTTCTCGCCGCACGGCCAGAACACGATGCTGGTGCTGAAGGAGGGCCGCCCACATCGACTCGCCGTGAAGGACTTCGTGGACGACGTGAACGTCAGCGACCAACCCTTGCCGGAACTCCAGTCGCTTCCGGAGGACCTCTCGGACGTCCTGCGAACCGAACCGCCGGAGGGACTGTGCCAGTTCATCTTCTCCGGCCTGTTCGTCTGCGTCTTCCGGTACGTCGCCGACGCGCTGGAGACGCATTCGGACTATTCGGAGGAACAGTTCTGGTTGGGCGTGCGTGATGCCATCGAGGCGTATCAAGCGCAGTTCCCCGAACTGCAGGAGCGATTCGAACTGTTCGACCTGTTCCAACCCGAGTTCACGAAGCTCTGTCTCAACCGAAACCGGTTGCTCGACTACGGCTACGAGGACGCCGACGGTCGCCCGCACGCGTCGGAACACGGGACGGTCCCCAACCCGCTTCACGAAGTGGCGGACGAATAA
- the wtpA gene encoding tungstate ABC transporter substrate-binding protein WtpA codes for MGSRPTITRRRLLRGVGTTGALALAGCTSSDDSGDGGGDGSTSSDETDSTDGGTSSEETTSSDLKGFSGTMTIFHAGSLSAPFDAAEKKVESNYDVQVNQEAKGSVDSTRKITNLGRAADVLGVADYRLLRDMMLPKHAKWYAVFATNAMTIAYTDKSTGSDEISADNWWKILGRDDVTFGHSDPAADPNGYRSVMSMKLGAIPLDGEKLFDESTSKKLIDKSKVPSSTETDLLSQLHSGDLDYAWEYQSTSASHDVKTVDLQPSVDLSKATKKYAEHYAKVSVKTDSATYTGAPIAYGMTVPSNAKNTEAGNAWVEYMITEPGGKILKDNGFKPVSPAVVPKSQKDAVPETIMNDAEAKSALGPLKL; via the coding sequence ATGGGAAGCCGACCGACGATAACGCGACGGCGATTGCTTCGCGGGGTTGGAACGACAGGCGCTCTCGCACTCGCCGGGTGTACTTCGAGTGACGACAGTGGCGATGGTGGGGGCGACGGGAGCACGAGTTCGGACGAAACCGATTCGACCGACGGGGGAACTTCGAGCGAGGAAACGACCTCCTCCGACCTGAAGGGTTTCTCCGGGACGATGACCATCTTCCACGCGGGAAGCCTCTCCGCGCCGTTCGACGCCGCCGAGAAGAAAGTCGAGTCGAACTACGACGTACAGGTCAATCAGGAGGCGAAGGGTTCGGTCGATTCCACGCGGAAGATCACCAACCTCGGCCGGGCGGCGGACGTGCTCGGCGTGGCCGACTACCGCCTCCTCCGGGACATGATGCTTCCGAAGCACGCGAAGTGGTACGCGGTGTTCGCGACCAACGCCATGACCATCGCCTACACCGACAAATCGACGGGGTCGGACGAAATCTCCGCCGACAACTGGTGGAAGATTCTCGGGCGTGACGACGTCACGTTCGGGCATTCCGACCCCGCCGCGGACCCGAACGGCTATCGCTCCGTGATGTCGATGAAGCTCGGCGCGATTCCGCTGGACGGCGAGAAACTGTTCGACGAGAGCACGTCGAAGAAACTCATCGACAAGTCCAAGGTCCCGTCGAGCACCGAAACGGACCTCCTCAGTCAACTGCACTCGGGCGACCTCGATTACGCGTGGGAGTATCAGTCCACGAGCGCGAGCCACGACGTGAAGACGGTGGACTTACAGCCCTCGGTGGACCTCTCGAAAGCCACGAAGAAGTACGCCGAACACTACGCGAAGGTGAGCGTGAAGACGGACAGCGCGACGTACACTGGAGCGCCCATCGCCTACGGGATGACGGTCCCGAGCAATGCGAAGAACACCGAGGCCGGGAACGCGTGGGTTGAATACATGATCACGGAGCCAGGAGGGAAGATACTGAAGGACAACGGCTTCAAACCGGTTTCCCCTGCGGTCGTCCCGAAGAGTCAGAAGGACGCGGTCCCCGAGACCATCATGAACGACGCGGAAGCCAAATCGGCACTCGGCCCGCTCAAGCTATAG
- a CDS encoding ABC transporter ATP-binding protein, which produces MSFDVDIAATFTTEGTDSFDLETEFSVETGETLVVLGPSGSGKTLLLETVAGYHDHDGHVGFDGHDVTDDPPEERGFGFVFQDYALFPHMTARENVAFGARYHPEARDADTVLADLGVDHLADRRPETLSGGERQRVALARSLAIRPAALLLDEPLSALDVPTREALRDDLRDLVADITAIHVTHNRTTARALADRIAVMRDGRIVQLGSVEDVFHRPATPFVAWFTGSNCLPVSALPDGTISGSSATHVAIRPEYVELDGSNPTAMASVTRITPRDGDDRVTLTLGDEEVTAFSNAALTVGESVPVTLPTDRLWSIEGGKAVEPSSAAVRRPTISGFG; this is translated from the coding sequence GTGAGTTTCGACGTGGACATCGCGGCGACGTTCACCACGGAAGGAACCGATTCGTTCGACCTCGAAACAGAGTTCTCGGTCGAGACGGGCGAGACCCTCGTCGTCCTCGGCCCGAGCGGGAGCGGCAAGACGCTCCTGCTCGAAACGGTTGCTGGCTATCACGACCACGACGGTCACGTCGGGTTCGACGGCCACGACGTGACGGACGACCCGCCGGAAGAACGGGGCTTCGGCTTCGTGTTTCAGGATTACGCCCTCTTTCCGCACATGACCGCGCGGGAAAACGTGGCGTTCGGGGCGCGCTACCACCCGGAAGCACGCGACGCCGATACCGTCCTCGCCGACCTCGGCGTGGACCACCTCGCGGACCGTCGCCCGGAAACGCTCTCCGGCGGCGAGCGCCAGCGTGTGGCGCTGGCGCGTTCGCTGGCCATCCGTCCCGCCGCACTCCTACTGGACGAACCGCTTTCCGCGCTCGACGTGCCGACGCGCGAGGCGCTCCGCGACGACCTCCGGGACCTCGTCGCGGACATCACCGCGATTCACGTCACCCACAATCGGACGACCGCCCGGGCGCTCGCCGACCGAATCGCTGTCATGCGCGACGGTCGTATCGTTCAACTCGGCTCCGTGGAGGACGTGTTCCACCGCCCGGCGACGCCCTTCGTCGCGTGGTTCACCGGATCGAACTGTCTTCCCGTGTCGGCGCTACCGGACGGCACGATTTCCGGGTCGTCGGCGACTCACGTCGCGATTCGGCCGGAGTACGTCGAACTGGATGGCTCGAATCCGACGGCGATGGCGAGCGTCACCCGCATCACGCCGCGGGACGGAGACGATAGGGTAACGCTCACGCTCGGCGACGAGGAGGTGACGGCGTTCAGCAACGCGGCGCTGACGGTCGGCGAGTCGGTGCCCGTGACCCTCCCGACGGACCGTCTCTGGTCGATCGAGGGCGGAAAAGCGGTGGAACCGTCGTCGGCCGCGGTGCGGCGACCGACGATTAGCGGTTTCGGGTAA